One region of Salvelinus namaycush isolate Seneca chromosome 3, SaNama_1.0, whole genome shotgun sequence genomic DNA includes:
- the LOC120044391 gene encoding interferon regulatory factor 1-like: MPVSRMRMRPWLEEKIESNSISGLVWMDKDNKIFSIPWKHAARHGWDLNKDACLFKQWAMHTGKFIQGETKPDPKTWKANFRCAMNSLPDIEEVKDKSINRGSGAVRVYKMKNVYSKPNNKRSKANNVKKNNKGSQIKTEGMAYSETNCPKDLNTNTHLQEDSMTQESIVDSTDNLGDFTFAPECSSSVEIGPDSTNNFYTSFQVSPDHPTDYEDGHQETLIEMTQHWEQGSVNDKGFLTNEAGTAESFDTAESYHSPESQWSDNSGAEIELRLYTELISGLPIIDDILSYNDYCSLNSNTSSYHQQITCPL, encoded by the exons ATGCCTGTGTCTAGGATGAGAATGAGGCCTTGGTTGGAGGAAAAGATTGAGTCCAACTCCATCAGTGGATTGGTGTGGATGGACAAG GACAATAAGATTTTCTCCATCCCTTGGAAGCATGCTGCACGTCACGGATGGGACTTGAACAAGGACGCGTGTCTGTTCAAGCAATGGGCCATGCACACAG GGAAATTCATACAAGGCGAGACTAAACCAGACCCTAAGACATGGAAGGCTAATTTCCGCTGTGCAATGAACTCCCTTCCTGACATAGAGGAAGTGAAAGACAAAAGCATCAACAGAGGGAGTGGAGCGGTGCGCGTCTACAAAATGAAGAACGTCTACTCTAAGCCAAATAACAAGAGGTCAAAAGCGAACAATGTAAAGAAAAATAACAAG GGGTCACAGATCAAGACAGAGGGAATGGCGTACAGCGAAACCAATTGCCCCAAGGACCTCAATACCAACACACACCTGCAGGAGGACAGTATGACACAGGAAAGCATAGTAGACAGCACAGACAACCTAGGTGATTTTACATTTGCTCCAGAGTGTTCCAGCAGTGTGGAAATAGGCCCAGACAGCACCAACAACTTCTACACATCTTTCCAAGTGTCACCAGACCACCCCACAG ACTATGAAGACGGTCACCAAGAAACCCTTATTGAG ATGACACAGCATTGGGAGCAAGGCAGTGTAAACGACAAGGGGTTCCTGACCAATGAAGCAGGCACAGCAGAGTCCTTCGACACTGCAGAGTCTTACCACAGTCCAGAGAGCCAATGGAGTGATAACTCAG GGGCGGAAATAGAGCTGCGGCTGTACACAGAACTCATCTCAGGACTACCGATCATTGACGACATCCTCTCTTACAACGACTACTGTTCACTGAACAGCAACACATCCAGTTATCACCAACAGATCACGTGCCCACTCTGA